Proteins encoded by one window of uncultured Bacteroides sp.:
- a CDS encoding T9SS type A sorting domain-containing protein, which translates to MKKWLLLLSVFSLFAFAIHAKNYYVATNGNDITGTGSINDPYASIIKAQQYVVPGDTVFVRGGTYVMTESQISQKFTLGPYACMHCLDKSGTSASKRICYWAYRGEHPVFDMSMVKPAGYRNTVFYTTGSWLHIKGLEVIGTQVTISTHTQSECFRNEGSNNIFEQLKMHDGMAIGFYLTKGANNLILNCDAYRNWDYYSENGRGGNTDGFGCHPAKGGSGNIFRGCRSWFNSDDGYDCINAYESVIFENSWSFYNGYNTSFVSEGDGNGFKAGGYGQAPVVAKLPSPIPAHTVRFCMSYRNKANGFYSNHHVVTGSSFYNNTAFRNATNFNMLSQQITKSAITGNDTTLDCQGINHVLHNNISFRYSAYAETANLGTSVDTYNSFSPNSGVTVDASDFVSTDESLLVADRQADGSLPDIGFLKLKEGSNLIDKGMNLGFPFSGTAPDLGAFEYQSASATGISGVNLNKTNWFYPNPVKQSIYFGDNHFNHVTIYNLNGRKIIDSNYVPSINVSFLDKGYYLLLIKGEKGEISLGKMIKD; encoded by the coding sequence ATGAAAAAGTGGCTATTACTTCTATCGGTGTTTTCACTCTTTGCATTTGCCATTCATGCTAAAAACTATTACGTGGCTACGAATGGAAATGATATAACAGGAACGGGTTCAATCAATGACCCTTATGCTTCTATTATAAAGGCGCAACAATATGTTGTACCTGGGGATACGGTTTTTGTTCGTGGAGGAACATATGTGATGACTGAATCACAAATTAGTCAAAAATTCACTTTAGGACCTTATGCTTGCATGCATTGTCTTGATAAAAGCGGAACTTCTGCATCAAAACGTATATGTTATTGGGCTTATCGGGGAGAACATCCTGTTTTTGATATGTCAATGGTAAAACCCGCAGGTTATCGAAATACAGTTTTCTATACTACAGGTTCGTGGTTACATATTAAAGGCTTAGAAGTTATCGGTACTCAGGTTACTATTTCTACACATACTCAGTCGGAATGTTTCCGAAACGAAGGAAGTAATAATATTTTTGAGCAACTGAAAATGCATGATGGCATGGCTATCGGATTTTACCTGACCAAAGGTGCGAATAATCTGATTCTTAACTGCGATGCTTACCGTAATTGGGATTACTATTCGGAAAATGGGCGTGGTGGCAATACTGATGGATTTGGATGCCATCCCGCCAAGGGAGGCTCCGGTAATATTTTCCGAGGTTGCCGTTCATGGTTTAATAGCGATGATGGTTATGATTGCATCAATGCATATGAATCTGTGATTTTTGAAAACAGTTGGTCATTTTATAACGGCTACAATACTTCCTTTGTCAGCGAAGGCGATGGGAATGGTTTTAAAGCTGGTGGATACGGTCAGGCACCAGTGGTTGCAAAGTTGCCAAGTCCTATCCCTGCCCATACTGTTCGTTTTTGCATGTCTTACCGGAATAAAGCCAACGGTTTTTATTCCAACCATCATGTAGTAACCGGTAGTTCTTTTTACAACAATACGGCATTCCGGAATGCTACCAATTTCAACATGCTGAGTCAACAGATTACCAAAAGTGCTATAACCGGAAACGATACTACACTAGACTGCCAGGGGATCAACCATGTGTTGCATAACAATATATCTTTCAGATACTCCGCTTATGCCGAAACAGCAAATCTGGGAACCAGTGTGGATACGTACAACTCTTTTTCTCCCAATTCAGGTGTGACGGTAGATGCCTCTGATTTTGTTAGTACCGATGAGTCATTGTTGGTGGCCGACCGTCAGGCAGACGGAAGTTTACCCGATATAGGATTCCTTAAACTCAAAGAAGGAAGCAATCTGATTGATAAAGGAATGAATCTAGGCTTTCCATTTTCAGGAACAGCTCCTGATCTGGGAGCATTTGAATATCAGTCAGCTTCAGCTACAGGAATCTCAGGAGTAAACCTTAATAAAACGAATTGGTTTTATCCGAACCCGGTGAAACAAAGTATTTATTTTGGTGATAATCATTTCAATCATGTGACAATTTATAATTTAAATGGAAGAAAGATTATAGATTCAAATTATGTGCCTAGTATAAATGTTTCCTTTTTGGATAAAGGATATTATCTCTTGCTCATAAAAGGAGAAAAAGGAGAAATCTCTTTGGGGAAAATGATTAAAGATTGA
- a CDS encoding C-GCAxxG-C-C family protein, whose translation MEMDKSTEAVETFSKKYNCAQSVLSVFSEELNISKSDCFKIATPFGSGVAFRQEMCGAVTGALMAIGLKYGMDEYGNTDQKSFTYDLTTHFITEFRKKHGTICCKDLLDGIDMSTPEGYAKVRELNLFRTHCSEYVRSAVLISEKILLHK comes from the coding sequence ATGGAAATGGATAAATCAACAGAAGCCGTAGAAACCTTTAGTAAAAAGTATAACTGTGCACAGTCTGTTCTATCAGTCTTTTCTGAAGAACTGAATATTAGTAAAAGTGATTGTTTCAAGATAGCAACCCCCTTTGGCTCAGGAGTTGCCTTCCGTCAGGAAATGTGTGGTGCTGTAACAGGTGCACTGATGGCTATTGGTCTGAAGTATGGTATGGATGAGTATGGCAATACTGATCAAAAATCATTCACTTATGATTTAACTACTCATTTTATAACAGAATTTAGGAAAAAGCATGGAACTATTTGCTGCAAAGATTTACTTGATGGCATTGATATGAGCACTCCTGAAGGATATGCCAAAGTACGTGAACTGAATCTTTTCAGAACGCATTGTTCAGAGTACGTTCGTAGTGCAGTATTAATTAGTGAGAAAATTTTGCTTCATAAATAA
- a CDS encoding sulfite exporter TauE/SafE family protein, whose amino-acid sequence MVEIGYLILGVVAGILSGLFGIGGGIVMVPSLLMIFNMNILDANATSLAAMLLPVGILGVLSYHKAGLINIKDSLWISGGLFLGSFVGGELAVNINESLLVKLYAAILLYIAIGYFDVLSYFKKNKDVKLADLDTDQQRPFWTYILVGIAAGIFAGLFGKGGGIIIVPLLIGLFNYDSKSAVATSLAALQLPVGLPSVVVYANSGHLNILFAAFIALGIFIGAFFGSKLGMKLPSNVFRKVFATFLVIVAIYMVSK is encoded by the coding sequence ATGGTAGAAATCGGTTATTTAATCCTTGGTGTCGTTGCTGGAATTTTATCAGGATTGTTTGGCATCGGCGGAGGCATTGTTATGGTCCCTTCACTATTGATGATTTTCAATATGAATATACTAGATGCTAATGCTACGTCGTTAGCTGCAATGTTACTTCCGGTTGGTATATTGGGTGTATTGTCTTATCACAAAGCCGGACTGATTAATATTAAAGATTCCTTGTGGATTTCCGGTGGTTTATTTCTTGGTTCGTTTGTTGGAGGAGAATTGGCGGTGAATATAAATGAAAGTCTTCTGGTAAAGCTGTATGCTGCAATCTTACTTTACATAGCTATCGGCTATTTCGACGTTCTTTCTTACTTCAAAAAAAATAAAGATGTAAAACTGGCCGATCTGGATACCGACCAGCAAAGACCCTTTTGGACTTATATTTTAGTGGGAATTGCTGCCGGTATATTTGCCGGACTTTTCGGTAAAGGTGGTGGCATTATCATTGTTCCATTATTGATAGGTCTTTTTAATTACGATTCTAAAAGTGCTGTGGCAACCTCGCTGGCTGCATTGCAATTACCGGTTGGGCTACCAAGTGTGGTTGTTTATGCAAATAGCGGTCACTTAAATATTCTTTTTGCTGCATTTATAGCTCTTGGCATTTTTATTGGTGCATTCTTCGGGTCAAAGCTCGGAATGAAATTACCTTCGAATGTATTCCGAAAAGTATTCGCTACATTTTTGGTTATTGTAGCCATATATATGGTTTCTAAATAG